ATTAGCACAGCAAATCAGAGAGTTTTTAATTCAAAAACTTTCTGTTACAGGAGGGCATCTTGCACCAAACTTAGGTGTAGTGGAATTAACGTTAGTATTACACTATTTGTTTGAAAGTCCTAAGGATAAACTTATCTTTGATGTAGGCCATCAATCCTATGTGCATAAAATATTAACTGGCAGGAAAGATGAGTTTGATACACTTAGGCAATATAAAGGTCTATGTGGATATATTAAACGTTCTGAAAGTGAACATGATGTTTGGGAGGCAGGACATAGCAGTACTTCATTATCTGCAGCGATGGGCATGACCTTAGCGCGTGATTTAAAGGGAGAAAAGAACAATGTCATTGCTTTGATTGGTGATGGTGCAATGACAGGAGGAATGGCTCTCGAAGCTTTAAATCACATTGGACATGAAAAGAAAAAGATGATTGTTGTTTTAAATGATAACGAGATGTCGATAGCACCTAATGTTGGAGCGATTCATAACTATTTAAGCAAAATTAGAGCAGATAAGCATTATTTAAAAGCGAAAGAAGAAGCCCAGCAATTACTTAAAAAAATTCCAAAAGTAGGCGGTACATTAGCTAAGTCTGTAGAGCGTCTAAAGGACAGCATGAAATATTTAATTGTTTCAGGTGTTTTATTTGAGGAATTGGGCTTTAATTATATCGGACCTATTGATGGACATAATATAGAACTGCTGTTACAAGCTTTTAAACAAGCAGATAAAATTGATGGTCCAGTCCTTGTACATGTTGTGACTGTAAAGGGAAAGGGTTACTCACCTGCTGAAATTGATTCCCATAAATGGCATGGTGTAGGGCCGTATAAATTAGAATCTGATCAGGATGAAAAACAAAAAAAAGCAAAAACAATTCCTAGCTATTCAAATGTATTCTCAAATGCTCTAATCGATTTAGCTAAACAAAATGAAAGAATTGTTGGTGTAACTGCCGCAATGCCTAGCGGAACTGCTCTTAATAAATTTGCGCATCATTTTCCTGATCGTATGATTGATGTGGGTATTGCAGAACAACATGCAACTACTATGTGTGCTGGGTTAGCTGATTTAGGGATGAAACCTGTATTTGCAGTATACTCCACGTTCTTACAAAGAGCGTATGATCAGCTTGTTCATGATGTATGCAGACAAAATTTAAACGTCGTTTTTGCAATTGACCGTGCTGGTTTAGTTGGTGATGACGGGGAAACTCATCAGGGAGCTTATGATCTAGCTTATCTAAATCATATTCCTAATATTGTAATTATGGTGCCGAAGGATGAGAATGAACTCCAGCATATGGTAAAAACTGCAGTAGATTATAATGAAGGGCCTATTGCTTTTCGTTATCCACGTGGAGCAGGAATTGGCGTTGAAATGGATAGAGAGAAAAAAGCGTTACCTATTGGTTCTTGGGAAGTAGTTAGAGATGGAAATCAAGTTTCTGTTTTAGCTGTAGGACCTATGGTAAAACTGGCAGAAGAAGCAGCTGATGAATTAGCAAAAGAAAATATCCAATTAGAGGTCATCAATGCCAGATTTGTGAAACCTTTAGATCATTCTATGCTACAATGCTTGGCTAATGAGAGAAAAGCATTGATCACACTAGAGGAAGGTTCAATTAAGGGTGGACTTGGAAGTGCTATTTTAGAATTTTATGCTGAAGAAGAGATTTACCATATGAGGATTAAACAAATGGGTTATCCAGATTATTTTGTTGAACACGGCAGTGTTAAATTTCAGCGTAAAGAAATTGGATTAACAGTTGATAAAATTATTGAAAATGTAAAGCATCTTTGTAATCAAAAAAGTGAAGTAAACACATAGGTTTAACTACTTATAATCTCTTTAAAGGATCTTGGTGTAAAATGCAAGCAGATAAAGAACGAATTGATATATTATTAACTGAATTAGGGCATTTCGATAGCAGAGAGAAGGCTAAGGCTGCTATAATGGCGGGTCTTGTTTTCGTTAATGAAGAACGGATTGAAAAAGCGGGTACTAAAATACCAAGAAATACTACCCAAATTCGAATAAAAGGAAATTTGCACCCTTACGTTAGCAGAGGGGGGTTGAAGCTTGAAAAAGCAATTTATGCTTTCGATCTCCAATTGAATGGAAGTGTTGTTTTAGATATTGGAGCATCGACAGGTGGTTTTACTGATTGTGCATTGCAAAATGGGGCATCTTATGTATATGCAATTGATGTAGGATATAATCAACTCGATTGGTCACTACGTAAATCTCCTCAGGTAAAAGTAATGGAACGTACTAATTTTCGTTATGTCAAAAAAGAGGACTTACAAGGTCCAATACCTACTTTTGCTTCGATTGATGTTAGTTTTATTTCTTTAAGGTTGATTTTACCAACATTAAAGGAAATATTAGATGAAAAGGGAACAATTGTAGCGCTAGTCAAACCCCAGTTTGAAGCAGGACGTGATAAGGTTGGGAAATCTGGAGTTATTAAAGATCCTCAAATTCATAGAGAAGTATTACACACTGTTTTAAAAATGGCTCAAGAATTAGATCTATATTTACAAGGTTTAACCTATTCTCCCATTAAAGGTGGAGAAGGAAACATAGAATTTTTAGCATGTTGGAATACTTCAAATGAATCAAATAGGAGTACTGTTCAATCTCATCACTTTTCAAAATTAATTGATGAAGTTCTTAATCAAGCTAAAGAATTATCCAGTTAAAGATCACTATAGGTGGTTTTTGACTTACAAATTGTGTAAATGCTTACATTCAAGGTGATGCCATCTAGTTCATCTCAGGATGAAATATGTTTATTTTGGCAGGAAATTGATGTCTTATCTCGAATATTAATGTTCGAGGTGATATGATGCCGCATGAAAAGGATTTATTGGTATTATTACTCATTGTTATTAGTGTTTTAGTTTGGTTCTTCTTTCTGGTTAGGAAATGGTTCAAAACAGCAATGAGATCCAATATTCCACTTCATGAGGCTAGTGAACCAAAAGGAAAGGCGATATCAATTCTAGAAAGGTATGGCTACGATGTTATTGCTGGTAAATTAGTTGTACCTATTCAAATTAATATGGATGGGGCAGATTTTTCAAGCCGATTTTATATTGATTATATCGCTACAAAAGATAATAAAGATTATATTGTGTTACTTGCTAAGCATCGTCAAGAAATAAATTGGAAAGCAGGGAGCTCGATTAGAGATCATTTTTTTAATTATGCGATTTTGTATGATAAAATTGAAGGTATTATCTACGTAGACTTATCAAACAATACCATTAAAAAAATTATTTTTCAGTGGTAACAAAATAAGAAAAAAATTAACATATATTTACTTAATTTTTAGGAGGAAGTTATGAAAGGACAAAGGTTGATAAAGATTAGAGAGTTAATAACAAACCATGATATTGAAACACAGGAGGAATTAGTATCCTCATTAAAAGAAGCAGGGTTCAACGTAACTCAAGCGACTGTATCAAGAGATATTAAGGAGCTTCATCTAATTAAAGTCCCTTTAAACGATGGTAGGTATAAATATGCAATTCCTGTAGAGAAAAAATTTAATCCGATTCATAAATTAAAAAGATCATTAGTTGATAATTTTCTTCATATTGATGCTGCAGATAATTTACTAGTGATGAAATGTCTGCCTGGAACTGCGAATGCTATAGGCTCTTTATTAGACAATTTAGAATGGAACGAAATACTTGGCTGTATTTGTGGTGATGATACGATCCTAATTATTTGTAGAACAAAAGAGCAAAGTATAGAGGTAAAGAAAAAGCTTATAGCTATGTTATCCTAAATTTTGAAAACTTAATATTTACAACTTACTAATTTCTCATCCGTTCTTTTAAAGGGAACATATGTATGGTACAATGTATTCAAACAAACGTTCGTATCGTAAAACAGGACAAGATGGGAGGTTAAACTTGTCAAAACTGATTTTAATATTAAACTGAAAATGTATTATACAAAATCATCTTAAGTTTGTTGATATATTAAATAATCTCGTTTTGACTAAGTAGATAAATATGCTAATTGAATGCTCTATTCGTAACTTGGCTGTAATTGAAGAAGCAAACATCCAATTTCTAAATGGATTTCATGTTTTCACAGGTGAAACAGGCGCTGGAAAGTCAATGATTATTGACGCATTAAGTTTGATTATTGGTGGCAGAGGATCATCTGAATTTGTTAGACATGGTTCTCAAAAAACAGAGATTGAATGCTTATTTCAACT
The window above is part of the Chengkuizengella sp. SCS-71B genome. Proteins encoded here:
- the dxs gene encoding 1-deoxy-D-xylulose-5-phosphate synthase, with translation MQLDQINHPNDIKNFSIEELEELAQQIREFLIQKLSVTGGHLAPNLGVVELTLVLHYLFESPKDKLIFDVGHQSYVHKILTGRKDEFDTLRQYKGLCGYIKRSESEHDVWEAGHSSTSLSAAMGMTLARDLKGEKNNVIALIGDGAMTGGMALEALNHIGHEKKKMIVVLNDNEMSIAPNVGAIHNYLSKIRADKHYLKAKEEAQQLLKKIPKVGGTLAKSVERLKDSMKYLIVSGVLFEELGFNYIGPIDGHNIELLLQAFKQADKIDGPVLVHVVTVKGKGYSPAEIDSHKWHGVGPYKLESDQDEKQKKAKTIPSYSNVFSNALIDLAKQNERIVGVTAAMPSGTALNKFAHHFPDRMIDVGIAEQHATTMCAGLADLGMKPVFAVYSTFLQRAYDQLVHDVCRQNLNVVFAIDRAGLVGDDGETHQGAYDLAYLNHIPNIVIMVPKDENELQHMVKTAVDYNEGPIAFRYPRGAGIGVEMDREKKALPIGSWEVVRDGNQVSVLAVGPMVKLAEEAADELAKENIQLEVINARFVKPLDHSMLQCLANERKALITLEEGSIKGGLGSAILEFYAEEEIYHMRIKQMGYPDYFVEHGSVKFQRKEIGLTVDKIIENVKHLCNQKSEVNT
- a CDS encoding TlyA family RNA methyltransferase, whose protein sequence is MQADKERIDILLTELGHFDSREKAKAAIMAGLVFVNEERIEKAGTKIPRNTTQIRIKGNLHPYVSRGGLKLEKAIYAFDLQLNGSVVLDIGASTGGFTDCALQNGASYVYAIDVGYNQLDWSLRKSPQVKVMERTNFRYVKKEDLQGPIPTFASIDVSFISLRLILPTLKEILDEKGTIVALVKPQFEAGRDKVGKSGVIKDPQIHREVLHTVLKMAQELDLYLQGLTYSPIKGGEGNIEFLACWNTSNESNRSTVQSHHFSKLIDEVLNQAKELSS
- the ahrC gene encoding transcriptional regulator AhrC/ArgR gives rise to the protein MKGQRLIKIRELITNHDIETQEELVSSLKEAGFNVTQATVSRDIKELHLIKVPLNDGRYKYAIPVEKKFNPIHKLKRSLVDNFLHIDAADNLLVMKCLPGTANAIGSLLDNLEWNEILGCICGDDTILIICRTKEQSIEVKKKLIAMLS